From Vicinamibacteria bacterium, a single genomic window includes:
- a CDS encoding CoA-transferase, whose protein sequence is MSKLTSLEDAVRRFIPDGCTVVLGAGLEALIPFACGYEIVRQKRRGLTLVAPISDMLFDVLIGAGAVERVIAAWVGNVSAGSGHNFRRAVEHSEPNRIQVVDHSNLTLALALHAAALGVPYLPARTALGTDLLASNPHLQPMVCPFTGDRLVGVQALRPDVAVLAVQRADAEGNAHVIGNLGVVKDAARAAGTVVLLAEEIVASDLICGEPNRTLVPGFLVSAVVHAPRGCHPSPCYGYYDRDHGFFHDYHAVSRTREGFLAWLDEWVLSVSGHDDYLRRLSG, encoded by the coding sequence GTGTCCAAACTGACCTCTCTCGAGGATGCGGTGCGACGCTTCATCCCCGATGGCTGCACGGTCGTGCTCGGTGCCGGGCTCGAGGCGCTCATACCTTTTGCCTGCGGATACGAGATCGTTCGGCAGAAGCGTCGGGGGCTGACGCTCGTCGCTCCGATCTCCGACATGCTGTTCGACGTCCTGATTGGCGCCGGGGCGGTCGAGCGGGTCATCGCCGCATGGGTTGGCAACGTCTCCGCAGGCTCGGGCCACAACTTTCGCCGGGCGGTCGAGCATTCCGAGCCCAATCGAATTCAGGTCGTCGATCACTCGAACTTGACGCTCGCGCTCGCCTTACACGCCGCCGCGCTCGGGGTTCCTTATCTTCCGGCACGAACCGCACTCGGAACGGACCTGCTCGCCTCGAATCCGCACCTGCAACCGATGGTATGCCCCTTCACCGGGGACCGGCTGGTCGGCGTGCAGGCACTCAGACCCGACGTGGCCGTTCTCGCGGTGCAGCGCGCCGACGCGGAAGGCAACGCCCACGTGATCGGAAACCTCGGCGTGGTCAAGGATGCGGCCCGCGCGGCGGGAACGGTCGTCCTGCTCGCGGAGGAGATCGTCGCGAGCGACCTGATTTGCGGTGAGCCCAACCGTACTCTCGTGCCTGGTTTTCTCGTCTCCGCCGTGGTACACGCCCCGCGAGGGTGTCATCCCTCGCCCTGTTACGGTTACTACGACCGGGACCACGGTTTCTTTCACGACTACCACGCCGTGTCGCGAACCCGCGAGGGTTTTCTGGCTTGGCTCGACGAATGGGTGCTGTCGGTCTCCGGTCACGATGATTATCTTCGACGGCTATCCGGCTGA
- a CDS encoding CoA-transferase: MVADETTPTAKELMVAAAAREIGDGELVFVGMRLPLLAFRLAQATHARNAVGLYENGLIRERAAASPLFTMSDAPNVRLATSATDMLDVMGLLQSGRVSLGFVGAAEVDRFGNLNSTRVPGTRLPGSGGASDIASLAGRVAVLLKHDKHRLVDRVHHLTSPGHGDGGGWRERTGLRGRGPVAVFTDLAVLRFDPESHEATLHSYHPMSSPEEVASATGWPLRKSADCGPTPLPRRDELELLRSFDPDSFWL; this comes from the coding sequence ATGGTGGCGGACGAGACGACGCCCACGGCGAAGGAGCTCATGGTGGCTGCCGCCGCCCGTGAGATCGGCGATGGGGAGCTGGTGTTCGTGGGAATGCGGCTTCCGCTCCTCGCGTTCCGACTCGCCCAGGCCACTCACGCCCGGAACGCCGTGGGGCTCTACGAGAACGGCCTGATCCGGGAGAGAGCGGCGGCGAGCCCTCTGTTCACCATGAGCGATGCTCCGAACGTCCGGCTTGCCACCAGCGCCACCGACATGCTCGATGTCATGGGGCTTCTTCAGTCGGGTCGCGTAAGCCTCGGGTTCGTCGGGGCGGCCGAGGTCGATCGGTTCGGCAACCTGAACTCCACCCGCGTGCCCGGGACGAGGCTGCCGGGCAGCGGAGGGGCCTCCGACATCGCTTCGCTCGCGGGAAGGGTTGCCGTCCTCCTCAAGCACGACAAGCACCGCCTCGTGGATCGGGTCCACCATCTGACCTCACCCGGGCACGGTGATGGAGGCGGGTGGCGCGAGCGCACCGGGCTCCGAGGGCGTGGCCCGGTGGCCGTCTTCACCGACCTCGCCGTCTTGAGATTCGATCCCGAATCGCACGAAGCCACGCTTCACTCCTATCATCCGATGAGCTCGCCCGAGGAAGTTGCCTCAGCCACCGGCTGGCCGCTGCGGAAGAGCGCGGATTGTGGTCCGACTCCCCTGCCCCGCCGAGACGAGCTCGAGCTTCTCCGATCCTTCGATCCGGATTCCTTCTGGCTATGA
- a CDS encoding SDR family oxidoreductase, translated as MKGKVAVITGSTRGIGRAIAESLGRAGGTVVLSARRRSDVADAVDTMKRTGIDAHGLACDVRRYDEVAELMDFAAREAGGVDVLVNNAGVGLFKHVSAIEPEEWDQVIGTNLTGVFHCSRAAIPYMKKRGGGTIVNISSLAGKNAFSGGAAYNASKFGLEGLSEAMMLDLRYENIKVAYVMPGSVATEFAGRSSGEGDSWRLTPEDVAEMVTSILTQDHRALASRIELRPFQPPRKT; from the coding sequence GTGAAGGGGAAGGTCGCGGTCATCACTGGCTCGACGCGCGGGATCGGGCGAGCGATCGCCGAATCGCTCGGTAGAGCCGGGGGCACCGTCGTTCTATCGGCCCGGCGTCGATCCGATGTTGCCGATGCCGTCGATACCATGAAGCGAACGGGCATCGACGCCCACGGCCTGGCCTGCGACGTACGTCGCTACGATGAGGTCGCGGAGCTCATGGACTTCGCTGCGCGGGAGGCTGGCGGTGTCGACGTCCTCGTCAACAACGCCGGGGTGGGTCTGTTCAAGCACGTCTCCGCCATCGAGCCAGAGGAGTGGGACCAGGTCATCGGAACGAACCTGACCGGGGTCTTTCATTGCTCCCGGGCGGCGATACCCTACATGAAGAAGCGCGGGGGAGGGACGATCGTCAACATCAGCTCTCTCGCAGGGAAAAACGCCTTCTCCGGAGGCGCCGCCTACAACGCTTCCAAGTTCGGTCTCGAAGGTCTGAGCGAGGCGATGATGCTGGACCTCCGCTACGAGAACATCAAGGTGGCCTACGTGATGCCCGGAAGCGTGGCCACGGAGTTCGCGGGCCGTTCGTCGGGTGAAGGCGACTCGTGGAGACTCACTCCCGAAGACGTCGCGGAGATGGTGACGAGCATCCTCACTCAGGACCATCGTGCTCTCGCGAGCCGGATCGAGCTCAGACCCTTTCAGCCGCCGCGGAAGACCTGA
- a CDS encoding DUF1802 family protein yields the protein MSQQLALKVWSVVARHLHEGSGIVILHKTWDAKNGAFLVFPSYSGQDPDALKPHAWMSLRHELKAPLGGHTFIRDYAEVVDRIPIQSLRALRLVDAEHALTPHEAERRYREGYGLVAVVLRVYHLPRAYKFYDIAEKEGEDEFVPLPFEVALEDLTPAIDDAEFERRHAKLKAALPAAATKE from the coding sequence TTGTCCCAGCAGCTGGCGCTCAAGGTATGGTCGGTCGTGGCTCGCCACCTCCACGAGGGAAGCGGCATCGTGATCCTCCACAAGACGTGGGACGCAAAAAACGGCGCGTTCCTGGTTTTTCCCTCGTACTCGGGCCAGGACCCGGATGCGCTCAAGCCACATGCCTGGATGAGCCTTCGTCACGAGCTCAAGGCTCCCCTGGGTGGGCATACTTTCATTCGGGACTACGCCGAGGTGGTCGATAGGATCCCGATCCAGTCCCTACGCGCTCTGCGCCTCGTCGACGCCGAGCATGCTTTGACGCCGCATGAGGCCGAGCGCCGATACCGAGAGGGATACGGCCTCGTGGCGGTCGTGCTCCGGGTCTACCACCTTCCCCGTGCCTACAAGTTCTACGACATCGCCGAAAAAGAGGGGGAGGATGAGTTCGTGCCGCTCCCTTTCGAAGTGGCCTTGGAGGATCTCACCCCTGCGATCGACGATGCCGAGTTCGAGCGGAGGCACGCGAAGCTGAAGGCGGCCCTTCCCGCCGCCGCTACAAAAGAGTAG
- a CDS encoding enoyl-CoA hydratase/isomerase family protein: MRVRLSYAPPRARLTLSHSPLNVFDGDMLKELSRGLDDIGSRTDVHVVILDSAEKVFSAGVDVRDHLPERLNEMLERFHGVCRQLLRLDAITLALVSGHAFGGAMELLACCDFVIATDEAAFAQPEIDLACFPPLGAAIYPKLLGSKRAAEIVLLGRRLSAREAEDFGLVTKVVSEDALQAEAEVLLRSLAEKSPAALRIAKKALRLGLPRALEGLEEIEALYRDELAATEDMVEGLRAFLEKRKPIFRGK; the protein is encoded by the coding sequence ATGAGGGTCAGACTCTCCTACGCCCCGCCAAGGGCACGACTGACGTTGTCGCATTCTCCGTTGAACGTATTCGATGGAGACATGCTCAAAGAGCTTTCTCGAGGACTCGACGACATTGGCTCTCGGACCGACGTGCACGTCGTTATCCTCGATTCCGCCGAGAAGGTCTTCTCCGCGGGAGTGGACGTCCGGGATCATCTTCCCGAGCGGCTGAACGAGATGCTCGAACGGTTCCACGGCGTGTGTCGACAGCTGCTTCGACTCGACGCCATCACCCTCGCCCTCGTTTCCGGGCACGCGTTCGGCGGGGCGATGGAGCTTCTGGCCTGCTGCGATTTCGTGATCGCCACGGACGAGGCGGCCTTCGCCCAGCCGGAGATCGACCTGGCATGCTTTCCCCCGTTGGGAGCTGCCATCTATCCGAAGCTCCTCGGCAGCAAGCGGGCGGCAGAAATCGTGCTTCTGGGCCGGCGGCTGTCGGCTCGAGAAGCCGAGGACTTCGGCCTCGTCACCAAAGTCGTGAGCGAGGACGCCTTGCAGGCGGAAGCCGAGGTGCTCCTCCGCTCGCTCGCGGAAAAAAGCCCGGCGGCTCTCCGCATCGCCAAGAAAGCGCTTCGGCTCGGGCTGCCCCGGGCGCTCGAGGGACTCGAAGAAATCGAAGCTCTCTACCGCGATGAGCTGGCCGCGACCGAGGACATGGTCGAGGGACTCCGAGCGTTCCTCGAAAAGCGAAAGCCGATCTTTCGTGGAAAGTGA
- a CDS encoding citrate synthase — MGRDSLSVTDNRTGKTYEIPIAHGAIHAKDLRQIRVDDDDYGLKSYDPAFINTASCKSRITFIDGEKGILRYRGYPIEQLAEQADYLEVAYLILFGELPTKAQYDDWVHHITHHTIVHEYVKKLLDGFRYDAHPMGMLIGVVGALSTFYPDGKRVQDPMSRRLQTYRLIAKMPTLAAFAYRHSIGMRYTYPDNDLPYTKNFLKMMFAMTPSFDADSVLAKALDVLFILHADHEQNCSTSAMRCVGSSESDPYSATAAAAAALYGPLHGGANEAVLRMLNEIGSKEKVPAYIKRVKEGEVRLMGFGHRVYKSYDPRATIIKKTAHQVFEVTGKNPLIDIAVELERIALQEDYFVKRRLYPNVDFYSGIIYEAMGFPVSMFPVLFAIPRTSGWIAQWEEMLT; from the coding sequence ATGGGCAGGGATTCGCTGAGTGTTACTGACAACCGCACGGGCAAGACCTACGAGATTCCCATCGCGCACGGCGCCATCCATGCCAAGGATCTCCGACAGATCCGGGTCGACGACGACGACTACGGTCTCAAGAGCTACGACCCCGCATTCATCAATACGGCGTCCTGTAAGAGCCGCATCACTTTCATCGACGGGGAGAAGGGAATCCTTCGCTATCGCGGCTACCCCATCGAGCAGCTGGCCGAGCAGGCCGATTACCTCGAAGTCGCCTACCTGATCCTGTTCGGCGAGCTTCCCACGAAGGCGCAATACGACGACTGGGTCCACCACATTACTCACCATACGATCGTCCACGAGTATGTGAAGAAGCTTCTCGACGGTTTTCGCTATGACGCCCATCCGATGGGAATGCTGATCGGCGTCGTCGGGGCACTCTCCACGTTCTACCCCGACGGCAAGCGAGTCCAGGATCCGATGTCGAGGCGGCTCCAGACCTATCGCCTGATCGCCAAGATGCCTACGCTCGCGGCGTTCGCCTATCGGCACAGTATCGGCATGCGCTACACCTATCCCGACAACGACCTGCCCTACACCAAGAACTTCCTGAAGATGATGTTCGCGATGACACCGAGCTTCGACGCCGATTCGGTGTTGGCGAAGGCGCTCGACGTCCTGTTCATCCTTCACGCCGATCACGAGCAGAACTGCTCGACGAGCGCGATGCGTTGCGTCGGGAGCTCAGAGTCCGATCCTTACTCGGCGACCGCCGCTGCCGCGGCAGCGCTCTACGGTCCACTTCATGGCGGAGCCAACGAGGCCGTTCTCCGAATGTTGAACGAGATCGGGAGCAAGGAGAAGGTGCCCGCCTACATCAAACGCGTGAAGGAGGGCGAGGTACGGCTCATGGGCTTCGGCCATCGGGTATACAAGAGCTACGATCCCCGCGCCACCATCATCAAGAAAACTGCACACCAGGTCTTCGAGGTCACGGGGAAGAATCCGCTCATCGATATCGCCGTCGAGCTCGAGCGCATCGCCCTGCAGGAGGACTACTTCGTGAAGCGGCGTCTCTACCCGAACGTCGACTTCTACTCCGGCATCATCTACGAAGCGATGGGTTTTCCGGTGAGCATGTTCCCCGTGCTCTTCGCGATTCCCCGCACGTCGGGCTGGATCGCGCAATGGGAGGAGATGCTGACCGA